In Cenarchaeum symbiont of Oopsacas minuta, a single window of DNA contains:
- a CDS encoding putative exported protein translates to MKKDCANFIHAKAYLPKYEVQGMQKEAKMLLLTGCFIAIGLILSFFGTILAVDGLMQFEEILGTEAYTVTTDIDLQDGGTGVFAIIVRDGSSDNDIFVSIYDPSGLEIADISVSENSGQIMFSATETGKYKALIKNNHDTMLPITVAMGSYSGSIGKITSITGTAVLLMGLLGMIATIVYVFRLKRKKLV, encoded by the coding sequence TTGAAAAAAGATTGTGCAAATTTCATACACGCCAAAGCATATTTACCAAAGTATGAGGTACAAGGTATGCAAAAAGAAGCCAAGATGCTGCTCCTAACTGGATGTTTTATTGCAATAGGTCTAATTCTCTCATTTTTTGGTACAATACTTGCAGTAGATGGTCTAATGCAGTTTGAAGAGATACTAGGTACAGAGGCATATACGGTTACAACAGATATTGATTTACAAGATGGAGGTACTGGTGTTTTTGCAATTATTGTGCGAGATGGTTCAAGTGACAACGATATCTTTGTGAGCATATACGATCCTAGTGGATTAGAGATTGCAGATATTAGTGTAAGTGAAAATAGTGGACAGATCATGTTTTCTGCAACCGAGACTGGCAAGTACAAAGCCTTGATCAAGAACAATCACGATACGATGCTTCCGATAACCGTTGCCATGGGTAGCTATTCTGGTTCGATTGGAAAAATTACAAGTATTACTGGCACTGCAGTTTTATTGATGGGACTTTTAGGAATGATTGCAACTATCGTCTATGTGTTTAGATTAAAAAGAAAAAAATTAGTTTAG
- a CDS encoding parB-like partition protein: MMAKRYKPAISYRLREIPIKSVKIWKDAQARKLDRKGVTELARSIKTEGLQNPPMVQKNGNEYLLMSGQRRLAALKRLKAKKIPALVLTKKAMYELDDAKAASVIENLHRKDMETREMAMACAFLADKKGKSKAAQSLGISKIMFKKFHGFSGVPESLKSMVPKLITRDEATKIYQYMPNLKKSLQVAERVSNIEGASIRKRYIKILGTTKKISHKKALKRAKDNALQKKIRFELTKRRAKGLKTQAERKEMEPSELATEIVTSWLRKRGY; the protein is encoded by the coding sequence ATGATGGCAAAACGGTACAAGCCAGCAATATCGTATAGACTTCGTGAGATCCCAATAAAGTCTGTTAAGATATGGAAGGATGCTCAGGCAAGAAAGCTTGACCGCAAAGGAGTTACAGAGCTGGCGCGTTCGATAAAGACTGAGGGCTTGCAAAACCCTCCAATGGTACAAAAAAATGGTAATGAATATCTCTTAATGTCTGGTCAGCGTAGACTTGCAGCCCTAAAGAGATTAAAGGCTAAAAAGATACCTGCACTAGTTCTTACCAAAAAAGCCATGTACGAACTAGATGATGCAAAAGCTGCATCTGTGATTGAAAATCTGCATCGCAAAGATATGGAGACTCGTGAAATGGCAATGGCGTGCGCATTCCTTGCCGACAAGAAAGGCAAGTCAAAGGCTGCACAGTCACTTGGAATATCAAAAATTATGTTTAAAAAATTTCATGGATTTTCAGGTGTTCCAGAATCACTCAAAAGTATGGTTCCAAAATTAATAACTCGAGACGAGGCAACAAAAATATACCAATACATGCCAAATCTCAAAAAATCTCTCCAAGTAGCAGAGAGAGTTTCAAATATAGAGGGAGCCTCTATACGTAAACGATACATAAAGATCCTTGGAACTACAAAAAAAATATCGCACAAAAAAGCACTCAAACGCGCCAAAGATAATGCTTTGCAGAAAAAGATCAGATTTGAGCTTACAAAGAGACGTGCAAAGGGATTAAAGACGCAGGCAGAACGTAAAGAGATGGAACCATCAGAGCTTGCAACAGAGATTGTTACGTCTTGGTTGCGTAAACGTGGCTATTAA
- a CDS encoding cyclase, whose product MSNISKSIEIKAPIDTVFTYFARPEHVSDQMSDKGVGMTVIPMDIKEGMGVGTTFRIIGDFGGKRLEWDCETTEFIREERISAIQTTGPFKKWEIVNTFEPLGERLTRVTMSVNYDMPFGPLGSIIDKAKFAKSAERGIETALFKVRGLLEGNGSVPVYITLDAYQKLLAEKKKMNNVPVSTVLTAILEKYEQIPAS is encoded by the coding sequence ATGAGTAATATATCAAAATCAATAGAGATCAAAGCTCCAATAGATACTGTCTTTACGTATTTTGCACGCCCAGAACACGTCTCTGATCAAATGAGTGACAAGGGAGTTGGAATGACAGTAATCCCAATGGACATTAAAGAAGGCATGGGCGTTGGAACTACTTTTAGAATCATAGGAGATTTTGGAGGCAAGAGACTTGAATGGGATTGTGAGACTACAGAGTTTATCCGCGAAGAGAGGATCTCAGCTATCCAGACAACAGGTCCTTTTAAAAAATGGGAGATTGTAAATACTTTTGAGCCTCTAGGCGAGCGTTTGACACGCGTAACTATGAGTGTAAATTATGATATGCCTTTTGGTCCACTAGGTTCGATTATAGACAAGGCAAAGTTTGCAAAATCTGCAGAACGTGGCATAGAGACAGCACTCTTCAAAGTGCGCGGTCTCTTGGAAGGTAACGGTTCTGTTCCAGTATACATTACACTAGACGCATACCAAAAACTACTTGCAGAAAAGAAAAAGATGAACAACGTTCCAGTATCAACTGTACTGACTGCAATCTTGGAAAAATACGAACAGATTCCAGCTTCTTAA
- a CDS encoding HicA toxin domain-containing protein, translated as MSKFPKISGKQMIKYLQNEGFIITQRKGSHATLRNGNIITVVPVGNKKMRVKTQFAILLYANISKEKFIDDHENKLTK; from the coding sequence ATGTCAAAATTTCCAAAAATATCTGGCAAACAGATGATAAAATATCTTCAAAACGAAGGATTTATCATAACACAAAGGAAAGGTAGTCACGCAACTCTAAGAAATGGAAATATTATTACAGTTGTACCTGTAGGAAATAAAAAAATGAGAGTTAAAACTCAATTTGCCATATTGTTGTATGCCAACATAAGTAAAGAAAAATTTATTGACGATCATGAGAACAAGTTAACAAAATAA
- a CDS encoding cobalt-precorrin-6A synthase: MKTLRTGFTTGTCATAGAKAGILAIKEQKSIDTVDVLLPRGTVAKIKIMRCEFDDASATCTVIKDGGDDPDVTHGAEIITKVILDRKSNGIQIHGGKGVGKVTKPGLGLEIDTHAINPIPQKMIKQNVQDAGKELLHNTGVLITISVPKGEEIAVKTDNPRLGIIGGISILGTSGIVTPFSTASYAAAIRQNIEVARAMNEDTVVLTTGGRSEEYAMNIIKLEDHCFVQMGDFSGYAVRECAKNGITIAYVMGFVGKLAKMAAGIKQTHVKGSKVDMEMLAEIAQKCGANEKTIKTIRKANTARHVLEIVQGDKIKGFFDKICHMVQDRMVEHSDDKVEIRVILFDFDGTVLGRYGMDQDRHCIK; encoded by the coding sequence GTGAAGACACTCCGTACAGGATTTACTACTGGAACGTGTGCTACAGCAGGAGCTAAAGCTGGCATACTGGCGATAAAAGAACAAAAAAGCATAGATACAGTTGACGTCTTATTACCTCGTGGCACAGTTGCTAAAATAAAAATAATGCGATGCGAATTTGATGATGCATCGGCCACATGCACTGTAATAAAAGATGGAGGTGATGATCCAGACGTAACACACGGAGCTGAGATTATAACAAAAGTAATTCTAGATAGAAAATCAAATGGTATACAGATACACGGAGGTAAAGGTGTAGGCAAAGTAACAAAACCTGGATTAGGTTTAGAGATTGATACACATGCAATAAACCCTATACCACAAAAAATGATAAAACAAAATGTGCAGGATGCTGGCAAAGAGTTGTTACATAATACAGGAGTTTTGATAACAATATCAGTTCCAAAAGGAGAAGAGATTGCTGTAAAAACAGACAATCCTAGACTTGGTATTATTGGAGGAATATCTATACTTGGAACAAGCGGAATCGTAACGCCGTTTTCTACGGCCTCTTACGCAGCTGCGATACGGCAAAACATAGAGGTCGCTAGGGCTATGAATGAGGATACTGTAGTGTTAACTACGGGAGGGCGTAGCGAAGAGTATGCCATGAATATAATAAAACTCGAAGATCATTGCTTTGTACAAATGGGAGATTTTTCTGGATATGCAGTACGTGAATGTGCAAAAAACGGAATAACAATTGCATACGTGATGGGATTTGTGGGAAAACTAGCAAAGATGGCAGCTGGCATAAAACAGACTCATGTAAAAGGATCAAAAGTGGATATGGAGATGCTAGCAGAAATTGCACAAAAATGTGGCGCTAATGAAAAGACTATCAAAACAATACGTAAAGCAAACACGGCGCGACATGTCTTGGAGATCGTACAGGGAGATAAAATTAAAGGATTTTTCGACAAAATATGTCATATGGTGCAAGATCGCATGGTGGAACATTCAGACGATAAAGTGGAGATACGTGTGATACTTTTTGACTTTGATGGGACAGTTTTAGGTCGATATGGCATGGATCAAGATCGTCATTGTATAAAGTAA
- a CDS encoding cobalamin biosynthesis protein (CbiG): MNNVAIVTITRNGLKLGKKLINKFPTWTLFAPAKFSDNDSHVTWFEEAVSIKMGEMFSKYDALVCIFSLGAVIRLVAPHLVDKKTDPAVIVIDDAATHVISVLSGHIGGANELSKVLADILGAVPVITTAADVNCTIAVDLVGRDLGWIIDDDSKVTTVSACMVNGESIGLLQQAGSKDWWKGVLPKNVTVYDTQDDLESANPKAALFITDKTTFLGIENTVVYRPPSLVLGVGLHMDTTVQTISRGIDETLEKFGLSLKSVSKIASIKKPVNVKGLEKYCKEHNLPIEYVDRTKLATIPAPNPSETVKALEGTSSVSEAAALLVSRGKLVVEKQKFPPDLTVAVARVED; this comes from the coding sequence ATGAACAACGTAGCAATAGTTACGATAACTCGAAACGGTCTAAAATTGGGAAAAAAATTAATCAACAAATTTCCCACTTGGACCTTGTTTGCACCAGCCAAATTCTCTGATAATGACTCACACGTGACATGGTTTGAAGAAGCAGTATCTATAAAGATGGGTGAGATGTTCTCAAAATATGATGCACTTGTATGTATATTCTCACTTGGTGCAGTAATTCGTCTTGTGGCTCCACATTTGGTTGATAAAAAAACAGATCCTGCAGTAATAGTAATAGATGATGCTGCCACACATGTCATAAGCGTACTATCGGGACATATTGGAGGCGCAAACGAGCTTTCAAAAGTTCTAGCAGATATTCTAGGCGCTGTTCCTGTAATAACGACAGCAGCAGATGTAAACTGCACCATTGCAGTGGATCTAGTGGGTCGCGATCTTGGATGGATCATTGATGATGATTCCAAAGTTACAACAGTTAGCGCATGTATGGTAAATGGTGAAAGCATTGGACTCTTGCAACAAGCTGGCAGTAAGGATTGGTGGAAAGGAGTATTACCAAAAAATGTTACAGTATACGATACACAAGACGATCTTGAATCTGCAAATCCCAAAGCTGCTCTTTTCATAACCGATAAAACAACTTTTCTTGGAATTGAAAACACCGTAGTGTACAGACCTCCTTCTTTGGTATTGGGTGTGGGACTGCACATGGACACGACTGTACAGACGATATCTAGAGGAATAGATGAGACACTTGAAAAATTTGGCTTGAGTTTAAAATCTGTATCAAAAATTGCCTCTATAAAAAAACCTGTAAACGTAAAAGGGTTAGAAAAGTACTGTAAAGAACATAATCTACCTATAGAATATGTGGATCGAACAAAACTTGCAACCATACCTGCTCCAAATCCATCAGAGACTGTAAAGGCATTAGAGGGAACATCTAGTGTATCTGAAGCAGCAGCTCTTTTGGTATCTAGAGGAAAACTTGTGGTAGAAAAACAGAAATTTCCTCCAGATCTGACAGTGGCAGTGGCTAGGGTGGAAGATTGA
- a CDS encoding cobalamin biosynthesis CbiX protein: MTKRGMLLIDRGSREKEASDELAILCDMVKKIRPYDSVEYCFLEVLPPFIEEGVTKALKHNLDELVLVPYFLYPGKKVKAAVTDAMKLQKNTKTKFLITRPMSMHPAMSKLVRNRISTAKNENGIELDDTKTDVLIIGHGSKDPNAAMSIQYVVDSLKSTYRNVTHCFLEIEKPNICQGVSTCEKNSPKVLVIVFYFLHKGAHVKRDIYEDLNPALDAASVGKTIITKHIGADEAMANLICERAREVEDAD, encoded by the coding sequence TTGACAAAACGTGGAATGCTTTTAATCGATAGAGGCAGTAGGGAAAAAGAAGCAAGCGATGAGCTTGCCATATTGTGCGATATGGTAAAAAAGATACGCCCTTATGATTCTGTAGAATATTGTTTTTTAGAAGTATTACCACCGTTCATTGAAGAGGGAGTAACAAAGGCATTAAAACACAATTTAGACGAGCTTGTACTAGTACCATATTTTCTATATCCTGGAAAAAAAGTAAAGGCTGCAGTAACTGATGCCATGAAATTACAAAAAAATACAAAAACAAAGTTTTTGATCACACGTCCAATGAGTATGCATCCTGCCATGTCTAAATTGGTACGTAATCGTATCTCTACTGCTAAAAATGAAAATGGAATAGAATTAGATGATACAAAAACAGATGTGTTAATTATTGGACATGGAAGCAAAGATCCAAACGCAGCAATGTCGATACAATATGTGGTGGACAGTTTAAAATCCACGTATAGAAATGTCACGCACTGTTTTTTGGAGATTGAAAAACCAAACATATGTCAAGGAGTATCTACATGCGAAAAAAACTCACCCAAAGTACTAGTTATTGTATTTTATTTTTTGCATAAAGGAGCACACGTAAAACGTGACATATATGAAGATCTAAATCCAGCATTGGATGCTGCATCCGTTGGTAAAACTATCATAACAAAACATATTGGAGCTGATGAAGCAATGGCCAATCTTATATGTGAAAGAGCAAGAGAAGTTGAAGATGCAGACTAG
- a CDS encoding precorrin-8X methylmutase (cobH, cbiC), with protein MQTRKGQSIEDASMAMIENEIGEHMYDKMQWPIVRRVIHSTADFDFANKEAIIFGPNAIKGGIAALKRGCHIVTDVHGVSGLLCKTESAHFGNHIVCKISEPDIAKAAKNAQTTKAQASMRACATELNDGIVAIGNAPTALLELLQMIDEGICNPALIVGIPVGFISAVESKTKLALTNLPYITNKGRKGGSPSAAAIVNALYKLAH; from the coding sequence ATGCAGACTAGAAAAGGCCAATCTATTGAAGATGCAAGCATGGCAATGATTGAAAATGAGATTGGAGAACACATGTATGATAAAATGCAATGGCCTATCGTTAGACGTGTCATCCATTCTACGGCTGATTTTGACTTTGCAAACAAAGAGGCAATAATATTTGGTCCAAATGCCATCAAAGGAGGAATTGCAGCATTAAAGCGAGGCTGTCATATAGTAACTGACGTTCATGGTGTATCTGGACTACTTTGCAAGACAGAATCTGCACATTTTGGAAACCATATTGTATGTAAAATATCCGAACCAGATATTGCAAAAGCTGCAAAAAATGCCCAAACTACTAAAGCTCAAGCATCGATGCGAGCTTGTGCTACAGAATTAAATGATGGCATCGTAGCAATTGGTAATGCGCCAACTGCACTCTTGGAACTGTTGCAGATGATCGATGAAGGCATTTGCAATCCTGCCTTGATTGTAGGTATACCCGTTGGTTTCATATCTGCTGTTGAGTCAAAGACAAAGCTTGCCTTAACAAATCTTCCATATATTACCAACAAAGGTCGTAAGGGAGGTAGCCCATCGGCTGCGGCAATTGTAAATGCATTATACAAGTTAGCACACTAG
- a CDS encoding cobyrinic acid a,c-diamide synthase, translated as MSKISRLVLAGTSSGVGKTVISCGLIHAMRDSNYTVQPFKIGPDYIDPRYLSAAARRETRNLDSWIMGKNVIKSFTQHSVADISIIEGVMGYYDGAFGGSNYASTYHIASMLQAPTILVVDASKSSRSVAAIVLGFLKFHKRSRIAGIILNRLGSKRHEIMCCEALAPIKIPIVGCIMRDNSLILESRHLGLVPVLESNKKSIIRKAAKKISQNLDIKTIIRICNNVSTLQTVNTIKPSTTRVTISVALDDSFNFYYGDNLDALRNAGAKIKFFSPMKDSIIPKCDGLYIGGGFPEVQALKLAKNTSMKKEIKKFAESNRPIYAECGGLMYLSKSITHDNKKFKMVGLYDGDIVMTTKPTLNYTEFTAVKCLPFNVKSTIRGHEFHYSKMCNISKDARFAYKMSKGVGIQDGMDGLVEYETLASYGHLYFNSKTAKNIIDTAVASLHR; from the coding sequence TTGTCAAAGATATCTCGTTTGGTGTTAGCCGGCACATCTAGTGGTGTTGGTAAAACCGTAATTAGTTGTGGATTAATACATGCTATGAGAGATTCCAATTATACGGTGCAACCTTTTAAAATCGGCCCAGATTATATAGATCCCAGGTATCTTTCTGCCGCTGCTAGACGAGAGACAAGAAATCTAGACTCTTGGATAATGGGTAAAAATGTGATAAAGAGTTTTACACAGCATTCTGTTGCAGATATTTCCATCATCGAAGGTGTCATGGGATATTATGATGGAGCTTTTGGCGGATCAAACTATGCTAGTACATACCATATCGCATCGATGCTACAAGCTCCCACCATACTAGTAGTTGATGCAAGCAAATCATCAAGATCTGTTGCAGCTATTGTTCTTGGATTTTTAAAATTTCACAAGAGATCACGTATTGCAGGAATAATACTAAACCGTCTTGGTAGCAAGAGACATGAGATCATGTGTTGTGAGGCACTAGCTCCCATAAAAATTCCAATAGTCGGATGCATTATGCGTGATAATTCACTTATCTTAGAATCAAGACATCTTGGACTTGTTCCAGTCTTGGAATCAAACAAAAAAAGTATCATACGAAAAGCTGCCAAAAAAATAAGCCAAAATTTAGATATTAAAACAATCATACGCATATGCAATAATGTATCAACACTACAAACGGTAAATACTATCAAACCTTCTACAACACGTGTTACCATATCAGTTGCCTTGGATGATTCATTTAATTTCTACTATGGCGATAATCTAGATGCATTACGTAATGCAGGTGCAAAAATCAAATTTTTTAGTCCTATGAAAGATAGTATAATTCCTAAATGTGATGGACTATACATAGGAGGCGGATTTCCTGAAGTACAGGCTTTAAAACTTGCAAAAAATACATCCATGAAAAAAGAGATTAAAAAATTTGCAGAGTCAAATAGGCCAATATATGCAGAGTGTGGAGGTCTGATGTATTTATCAAAAAGTATAACACATGATAACAAAAAATTCAAGATGGTAGGACTATATGATGGAGATATAGTAATGACTACCAAACCCACTCTAAACTATACGGAATTTACAGCTGTTAAATGCCTTCCATTTAACGTAAAATCTACCATACGTGGACATGAGTTTCATTATTCAAAGATGTGTAATATTTCCAAAGATGCAAGATTTGCATACAAGATGTCAAAAGGGGTTGGAATACAAGATGGCATGGATGGTCTTGTAGAATATGAAACACTTGCATCATATGGGCATTTGTATTTTAATTCCAAAACTGCGAAAAATATTATAGATACAGCAGTTGCATCCTTACATCGATGA
- a CDS encoding Transposase, with product MAMVDNKGKVILNVQVENRRADIRKFFQTSMIFAFFGMMESSSVWYGLFRYMTDILDLDVILSNPYPTKAIVASTKKTNKIDAQILANLLRGAGSSKNIHDTWNITPKRNKDSWTYIFLQICRKPQGHIG from the coding sequence ATGGCAATGGTTGATAACAAAGGCAAAGTAATCCTAAATGTGCAAGTTGAAAATCGACGTGCAGACATTAGAAAATTTTTCCAAACAAGTATGATCTTTGCATTCTTTGGCATGATGGAATCATCATCTGTCTGGTATGGGTTATTTCGATACATGACCGACATACTGGATCTGGACGTTATTCTCTCAAATCCATATCCGACAAAAGCTATTGTAGCATCCACTAAAAAAACAAACAAGATTGATGCACAAATCCTAGCAAACTTATTACGTGGAGCTGGTTCAAGCAAGAACATCCATGATACATGGAATATTACTCCAAAAAGGAATAAAGATTCCTGGACGTACATTTTCCTACAAATATGTCGCAAGCCTCAAGGCCATATAGGATAA
- a CDS encoding Transposase, translating to MLIYKNVHTSKDTQDVPGIADFTALTIASKIERFSDPEKLKSYAVLVPSVRNSADVVHHPTMLCDHATMGFSRINPLSRDVCTKK from the coding sequence ATGTTGATCTACAAGAATGTGCACACAAGTAAAGATACTCAAGACGTTCCTGGAATTGCCGATTTTACAGCTTTGACGATTGCATCAAAGATTGAAAGATTTTCAGATCCTGAAAAACTCAAATCATATGCAGTACTTGTTCCATCGGTTCGCAACTCTGCAGACGTGGTGCATCATCCTACTATGTTATGTGACCATGCTACGATGGGTTTTAGTAGAATCAATCCGCTCTCACGTGATGTATGCACCAAAAAATAA
- a CDS encoding glucose-6-phosphate isomerase has protein sequence MLNNKFLEKYDMHDMHKIYDNWPRIASDSYTADISPLSFDGLDHVVFVGMGGSGTVSDIFSAILSETPIHTTIVKGYTLPKTIDANTLVVSISASGNTEETISALKASLDYDCNRIALSAGGNLEKFSKKNGIAHYSIPMHLNPRATLPSMLYTTLKLLGSTLSIDESMIKNSLDSLDGTLEKISSKNLDEQNPSVSLAAWMTKDPIIYYPWGLYATAIRFKNSIHENMKMHVSAENIIESCHNQIMALDSSTNIKSILLRGNKDHPKTNERYEIIKQILAEKNIDYKEIIINGDNILTKIICSIYELDYSTIYGAVMAKIDPYPVKSIEYIKEQLM, from the coding sequence ATGTTGAATAATAAATTCCTTGAGAAATATGACATGCATGATATGCATAAGATATATGATAATTGGCCACGAATTGCCTCTGATTCATATACTGCAGACATATCACCGTTGAGCTTTGATGGATTAGATCATGTTGTTTTTGTAGGAATGGGTGGTTCTGGAACCGTATCTGATATTTTCAGTGCCATTTTATCAGAAACTCCCATACATACTACAATAGTAAAAGGATACACATTACCCAAAACAATAGACGCAAATACACTAGTTGTATCTATCTCTGCATCAGGAAATACAGAAGAAACTATATCCGCATTAAAAGCATCTTTAGATTATGACTGTAATCGAATAGCATTATCAGCTGGAGGCAATTTAGAAAAATTTTCAAAAAAGAATGGTATTGCACATTATTCAATACCTATGCATCTGAATCCGAGGGCAACATTACCTTCCATGTTATATACAACATTAAAGCTATTAGGTTCAACATTATCAATTGATGAGTCTATGATAAAAAATTCTCTAGATTCATTAGATGGAACTTTGGAAAAAATATCATCTAAAAATCTTGATGAACAAAATCCGTCCGTGAGTTTAGCTGCATGGATGACCAAAGATCCAATTATATATTATCCATGGGGTTTGTATGCTACAGCAATTAGATTCAAAAATTCTATACATGAAAATATGAAAATGCATGTATCTGCAGAAAATATTATAGAATCATGTCACAATCAAATTATGGCTTTAGATAGTTCTACAAATATCAAAAGTATTCTATTACGTGGTAATAAAGATCATCCAAAAACTAACGAAAGATATGAAATAATTAAACAAATTCTTGCAGAAAAAAATATCGACTATAAAGAAATTATTATAAATGGTGACAATATTTTAACTAAAATTATTTGTAGTATATATGAACTAGATTATTCTACCATATATGGTGCAGTTATGGCAAAAATTGATCCATATCCTGTAAAATCCATAGAATATATTAAAGAACAGTTAATGTAA
- a CDS encoding Transferase: MFISQTRQKLDKDYDDLENDIHIGIGTIIEPHAIIYPNVTIGNNCVVATCAVIKQHTKIGEHSIFGTLSNSDGNVKIGNWTTVQGQCLLGYGTRIGNNCFIGPCFMSINTKAIGDKNSKFGYPNTTDMPRYQPIVKDNVKIGARVSLMPGVTIGKYAIIDAGSFITKSISEGAHVRSVGITASKI; this comes from the coding sequence ATGTTTATTTCACAAACACGACAAAAACTTGATAAAGATTATGATGATTTAGAAAATGATATACATATCGGTATAGGAACAATAATAGAACCACATGCAATAATTTATCCAAATGTAACTATTGGTAATAATTGTGTTGTAGCCACATGTGCTGTTATAAAACAACATACAAAAATCGGTGAACATAGTATATTTGGCACACTGTCCAATTCGGATGGAAATGTGAAAATTGGCAATTGGACAACGGTTCAAGGACAATGTCTTTTAGGATACGGAACAAGAATCGGCAATAATTGTTTTATCGGCCCTTGTTTCATGTCAATAAATACCAAAGCAATCGGAGATAAAAATTCAAAGTTTGGCTATCCGAACACTACAGATATGCCTAGATATCAACCAATAGTAAAAGATAACGTAAAGATTGGTGCAAGAGTGTCTTTAATGCCTGGTGTAACCATTGGTAAATATGCCATAATCGATGCAGGTTCTTTTATAACAAAATCTATTTCAGAAGGTGCACATGTTCGCTCTGTCGGTATAACTGCATCAAAAATATAA
- a CDS encoding NAD-dependent epimerase yields MKFAVIGGAGFIGNNIVRLLLNNDHTVHVIDNLHTGKLENLTNIKNDIVFKKIDIRDFDKLNNALENIDGIFHQAALTSVPESYEKPKEYYNVNVIGTENIFKIAKKNNQKVVYASSSSVYGNAETIPIKENSPRNPINPYGQTKLEKEFLAEKFSNKGVEIIGLRYFNVFGLGQTNSYAGVITKFMNRLSDKLLPIINGNGKQVRDFIYVNDVANANIAAMNCSIKSGFFNIGTGKTVSINDLAKVMIKLYGLEFKPKYVDALKGDVDKSQADTKLAEKSLNWKYKTDLQNGLSYIIKPTVYT; encoded by the coding sequence ATGAAATTTGCTGTTATTGGTGGAGCAGGATTTATTGGAAATAATATTGTAAGATTGTTACTAAATAATGATCATACTGTACATGTAATAGATAATTTACATACAGGAAAACTTGAAAATTTAACAAATATAAAAAATGATATTGTATTCAAAAAAATTGACATCAGAGATTTTGATAAATTAAATAACGCATTAGAAAATATAGATGGTATATTTCATCAGGCTGCACTTACAAGCGTTCCAGAATCATATGAAAAACCAAAAGAATATTACAACGTGAATGTAATTGGTACAGAAAATATTTTTAAAATTGCTAAAAAGAATAATCAAAAAGTAGTATATGCAAGTAGTTCTAGTGTATATGGTAATGCTGAAACAATTCCCATAAAAGAAAATTCTCCAAGAAATCCTATAAATCCATATGGTCAAACAAAACTTGAAAAAGAATTTCTTGCAGAAAAATTTTCAAATAAAGGCGTTGAAATCATTGGGCTTCGTTATTTTAACGTATTTGGATTGGGTCAAACAAATTCATATGCTGGAGTAATTACGAAATTCATGAATAGATTATCTGATAAACTATTACCTATAATAAATGGAAATGGTAAGCAAGTGAGAGATTTCATATACGTAAATGATGTTGCTAACGCAAATATAGCTGCTATGAATTGTAGTATAAAATCTGGATTTTTTAATATAGGTACAGGTAAGACTGTGTCTATAAACGATCTTGCAAAAGTAATGATAAAATTGTACGGATTGGAATTTAAACCAAAATATGTTGATGCGTTAAAAGGTGATGTGGATAAAAGTCAGGCAGATACAAAACTTGCAGAAAAATCATTAAATTGGAAATATAAAACTGATCTACAAAATGGTCTTTCGTATATAATAAAACCTACTGTATATACGTAA